Sequence from the Diadema setosum chromosome 18, eeDiaSeto1, whole genome shotgun sequence genome:
TATGTCTGTGTCTTCCCATGtgttacaaaagaaacaatattttgatgcCACAGTGTACCCGAAATCCCAACAAAAGCTGCATCTATAAGACGGAGgctgccgatttttttttttcgtaatcaATGAAAATTTAGAATAAGGCATTGAATGGACTgtcaaattgaatgaaaaaaaaaagaaagaatgaaaacaaatcgGATGAGTTCATGTCATAGTGAATTAAGTGATACTTTGATATCaataggaaaaaaatgaatacaaagtaCTTGAAAATGTCTTATGGAAAAATGAATGTAGGGCATGACAAgcgagattttctttttttttcagtacgaTTGAATATGCCTAGGACAAGAGTCAAGTGTGCACAGCCACTCCAAATTTTTTACACGCTTATTACAATGCAGCCCCTCGAAAACGGAAGAGAAAGGGTAACATTCCGAAGAATGTAGTTAATGTATAGCGATATCTAGATCGTCACTCGAGTATGACCCTCCCCCATAATCAGGGCCGCTCCTCGATAATCAGCAGTGTGAACTTCGATGTGAACCCTTAGTGAATGATGTGACAATCCTTCAATGTCCTTGTTCTACACAGACCTATCCCCCAGTGATCTAGGCCTACTCCCTTCGATGATCTTGTATTAATGCTCTAAACGTCTTACAGAGATCATTCAGATAAGATGAGAATTACCACTTTTACATGCTTTATGCATTCTTTCATGCAAAACGAGGAGCTAGAAATGTACACGTGATTACGTTCAAATCacgcattattattattttgcggAGAGTTCTCGTACAGAAGCACATCAGATGGCGGGGAAGACTTGTTTGGGGCCGTTCCATTCTCTAATACCGTATGTAAACCCTTCTTCACGTTCCTTTTTATATCCAAGGCAGTGTGACACATAGCGAACCCCCTCTATCGTTCGGTCACGATTGCGATGTTGGTGTCCATAGACATGTAAGCATGCTCCCACCTTGCGTACCTGGGCGTCCAACCCCTGGCAACCCGCATAGCGCGTGAAGTTGAACCCTTTCATCGAACCCTGTCGCTTTGGTAAGAGCAGAGGTTTTCCAAGATGACGCCTTTCGTGAACGATGCAGCGGTCGTCCTCTATGCTTGATTTCACCAGTTCCTTACGCGGGAGGAAGTGGCTGAAGGTGATGACCGGTGCGTCGTATATCGTCTGCGTACGGGCGTGGTTCAGCTTACAGAAGAACTTGGCACGCGGCATACCAAGGTCCATGGGCCATACACAGTTATGGTTGTCCATCCAGAGTTGGTTACACAATTTGACGTCTTCCCTCAGATGGCTAGCTGTGATGTGGAGCGAGTCCATCTTGTCGTCTTCCGGTGTTGCGTACCTACAGATGAGCAGATATGAGTGAACCTTGATGATTTGACATCCAGATACAGGTCGAGTCTCGgtgtgaacttttttttttgatgggcCTACATGTACTATTTGCCTGAATCGGTTAATAACTCTTTAATGTATGTCCATGGTTTCCTATCATGGCTATCATCCAAACACTTAATAATAGTTACGCTGATGAAGGGTATTTCAATTCTGTTGCAACAATTTACCTTTTCGTAAATGTGCAAATCAAATTTCTGCCACATGGAAAAGTAGTTAAATTTTAACACGAAATATTTGACGAAATCATATTCATGCTGTACATGAAATTGATAGTGGTATACTTGTGTTCGAGTTGTGGGAAagtttaaaatttgaaaataaaactgGAGCACCTCTACGTGGTGGCATGACAATTTCTCTGGTCTTTTTTCCTCCAAGGACTTATGTGgagttagggttaaggtgtgATAGTGTTTAAGGTTTAGTTTGACGTGAGGAATAGgatcagggttagggttatgtttgtgagtAGAGTTTATGTTTAGcttagtgtgcagatatttcacgggggcaattgtcgcaggagcaaatgtcatggaatccCTCAGAGTACAAGCATTCCTTGTGTGCAGATGCGGCAAGGTAGATATTAGACTTTCTGCACTTATCTATTTTATTACCATTTCTTACTCGCAGGAGGTGGGTATGATATTGGAGACTATCCGAGGATAACTGGGAGCTTTGGAGGTTGATGATTATAGAAGATGTCGGATTATGGCTGATTTTTCCTTTATGACTATTCATGAATTATTTGCGCTTTAATAGTTAATGATAAAGATTTAACCGCATCGTATCATGGAAAAGGGCACCAAGGAAAGCTGTTTGAAAATTCGTTTTCTCTGAACGGATCAGTTATGTTGAAAAACAGGAATGCATGTGTCAAAAACCCGTTGCACGACACTGCATTACAATCCCATTCTATTCAGTtcatatgaaatttgttttcattttctacaAAAACATATTAACAGAGGCctgcatttcactttcttttataACAAAGAATAATGCCAACAGTACAGTGTGAACTGAACAGAATAAGCAATTAGCGAGatgtaataatgaaatgaaagatcAAAGTGAATGTACGATAAACCAAagggacccactgaaaagacaatTAAGTTTGCAGTACGTATGTCACTTTGGAGAGGAAAATCAACATAAAAATACTGCCTGTAAATGCTTCTAAGCAATGATAATGGTGGACAAGCTATTTGAGACACTTCTTTCTGTCTGAACCTTTGCAGTTTAAAACCAAAGGTAGGTCCAAATGcaatttgttgattttgttatgGTTTAATAATCTTAGCAGACGTGGCTGATTATAAGGCGTAGTCTGCAATTTTGGAGAGAGATTTGACGGAAAATTGGCGTACCGAAGTGAGAGTTTGTAGCGCGGTAGAAGGGCTTTATACATTCTACAACCAACAGAAAATTATCTCTGACGACGTCATGCAAATAGGAATGAAGATAATCTTAAGGGGATTGGTCGGGAAATAGGATCTTCCCACTGACATACTGGAAGACACTTGTCTCTATTATTGGAGTAGAAGTGGCGATTGAGGTCGTGAATGCTATGCGTATTTCACGTCCTAATTTGTTCTTCCgagaatttgaataaaaagtgttttgcttgttttcgtCGTCAATAGGGCTCTGCCCGAAAACGTATTTTGCAATAAAGTACTCCGAAAAAAGAGTGTAGCtactgtatataatatatatatatatatatatatatatatatatatatatatatatatatatattggatgAGTTTACAGAAGCCAAAACAGCATGACACAAGACAACCAAGATAGCAGTGACGTATCGAATCTCGTCAAACCAAATCCTCAATAAAGCAAATATTCGCCAATTTAGCAATATCAATGGAAACCTTTGTCAGGCTGCGGATTATCTGATTGGCAACCATTTTTCCCCATCAGTCCTCGTGCTAATGTGCTAAACCTTGCGAAACAAAGTCAAGTCCTTGATAGGAAAGATaactttaaagaaataaaaaatgttccTCCAGCTTCTCTTGTAAATAGAACGTAATGGCATATAGCAAACCACACGTACACATCATGCATATACttatatatgattttatatatatatatatatatatatatatatatatatatatatatatgtgtgtatatatgcagGAGAAATGTTAAAATGATTTACATAGTGCCTCAAAAAGAGGACTGTACTTTTACCATACGAAATCAGGTGTCACGAAAGGAACATAAATTGATGTTTGGACACTGTCCAACAAACTCACCAGGAAAACAGGGGAACGATCCAAACGTCCTCCCCGTCAATAGTGGCCTCTTTCCCTGGATCCGTCCGTACCCCTAATGTCTCGCACAACTCGAGAATCTTGTAGAATTTCTCCACGGACGTCTCCTGCGGCTGACTGCTATTCCTGTTCTTTACCCACAGCTCGTGGTTTCCTGTTGGCGATAAAACATTCAATTGATAAAAAATGTCATAAACGATAAGGAaaccttttttctttgataGTTACAGCTGCAGTTAGTTTTATTTGATTCTGCTCTTGCCCGGATTC
This genomic interval carries:
- the LOC140242100 gene encoding acyl-carrier-protein phosphodiesterase PptH-like, with protein sequence MARIFAISDLHVDHPDNLIWLEQLSFHEYQNDVLLLAGDVTDKLPLLKSTLITLTKKFKTVYFVPGNHELWVKNRNSSQPQETSVEKFYKILELCETLGVRTDPGKEATIDGEDVWIVPLFSWYATPEDDKMDSLHITASHLREDVKLCNQLWMDNHNCVWPMDLGMPRAKFFCKLNHARTQTIYDAPVITFSHFLPRKELVKSSIEDDRCIVHERRHLGKPLLLPKRQGSMKGFNFTRYAGCQGLDAQVRKVGACLHVYGHQHRNRDRTIEGVRYVSHCLGYKKEREEGFTYGIREWNGPKQVFPAI